The Humulus lupulus chromosome 3, drHumLupu1.1, whole genome shotgun sequence genome window below encodes:
- the LOC133823240 gene encoding bystin has product MGGKKKERIQNPQPFLAEDNNESLSSKKRAKSSEGRKQHQMEEKLVPFGMSSKILKAALAQQREVEDEEVLAQNPNNSLLTITEEPPKDEDEVDEDIDKFTGFDETQSRYGDYEEIDEEDEKLLESFMSKDSAPQRTLADIIIAKIKEKDANVSSEVRPMPQLDTSIIDLYKGLGKFLSNYTAGKIPKAFKHIPSTINWEDILYLTEPEKWSPNAMYQATRIFASNLGVMRAERFYKLVLLPRVREDIRKNKRLHFALYQSLKKCVYKPGAFFKGILFPLCESRTCNLREAVIIGSIIQKVSIPLLHSSVALLKLADMEYCGTTSYFIKLLLEKKYALPYRALDALVAHFVRFSDDTRIMPVIWHQSLLAFVQRYKNELQKEDKDNLRALLEKQKHKLVTPEISRELNNSHNRGEKEDDLMLIASPISVINKTIEEDRFDIPEVPMEED; this is encoded by the exons ATGGGGGGAAAGAAGAAAGAGAGGATCCAGAATCCCCAGCCCTTCCTTGCCGAAGACAATAATGAGTCACTGTCTTCGAAGAAGCGTGCCAAATCTAGTGAGGGCCGGAAGCAGCATCAGATGGAAGAGAAGCTTGTTCCTTTCGGCATGAGCTCCAAGATACTCAAAGCGGCTCTGGCTCAGCAGAGAGAGGTTGAGGATGAAGAGGTCCTTGCTCAAAATCCTAACAATTCTCTATTGACTATAACCGAAGAGCCGCCTAAGGATGAAGATGAAGTGGACGAAGACATTGATAAATTTACTGGATTCGATGAAACTCAGAGCCGCTATGGCGATTACGAA GAAATTGATGAAGAGGATGAGAAACTACTCGAGTCATTCATGTCAAAAGATTCTGCTCCTCAACGTACCCTTGCTGACATTATTATTGCAAAGATTAAAGAGAAGGATGCTAATGTGTCTTCAG AAGTACGGCCTATGCCTCAGCTGGATACCTCTATAATTGATTTGTACAAGGG ACTTGGCAAGTTTCTTAGCAACTATACAGCTGGTAAGATACCTAAGGCGTTTAAACACATACCTTCAACGATAAACTGGGAGGATATTCTGTATTTGACTGAGCCCGAGAAGTGGTCTCCTAATGCAATGTATCAAGCTACAAGAATTTTTGCATCCAATTTGGGTGTCATGAGGGCAGAACGCTTTTACAAGCTCGTCTTGTTGCCACGGGTTAGAGAAGATATCCGAAAGAATAAGCGTTTGCATTTTGCTCTGTATCAGTCTCTGAAAAAGTGTGTTTACAAACCTGGTGCCTTCTTTAAAGGAATACTATTTCCTCTATGTGAG TCAAGAACGTGCAATCTAAGGGAAGCTGTTATAATTGGGAGCATCATACAAAAAGTTTCAATTCCACTTCTTCATTCAAG TGTAGCATTGTTGAAGCTTGCTGATATGGAATATTGTGGTACGACAAG TTACTTTATAAAGCTTCTTTTGGAGAAAAAGTATGCTCTTCCATATCGGGCACTTGATGCTCTTGTTGCACATTTTGTGAGATTTTCAGATGACACAAGAATTATGCCTGTAATATGGCACCAATCGCTGCTTGCTTTTGTGCAAAG GTACAAGAATGAACTGCAGAAGGAAGATAAAGATAATCTGAGAGCTCTTCTTGAAAAGCAAAAGCATAAACTA GTTACTCCTGAGATTAGCAGGGAGCTAAATAATAGCCACAATCGGGGTGAGAAGGAAGATGATCTTATGCTAATTG CTTCCCCTATTTCTGTGATCAATAAGACCATTGAAGAGGATAGATTTGATATTCCAGAGGTTCCTATGGAGGAAGATTGA